A region of bacterium DNA encodes the following proteins:
- the hemF gene encoding oxygen-dependent coproporphyrinogen oxidase, with the protein MAEANAPDPTAVHTYLADLQDQICDALEREDGRARFSREERPGPGGGLARPRALADGAVIEKAAVHFTHAKGPGLPPAATERRPELAGAPFEAVSLSMIVHPQNPYVPVTHMNLRCFIATPETGDAVWWVGGGFDLTPTYGFEEDVVHWHRVARAACAPFGDETYPRFKAWCDEYFFLPHREEARGVGGVFFDDLVLRNFPNTFAFLRSIGDHFLPAYLPLVQRRRSMDFGDRERQFQLLRRGRYVEFNLVYDRGTKYGLQSGRRVESVLASMPPLVRWVYDAQPQPGSPEAELAETFLKPRDWLVGLPEA; encoded by the coding sequence ATGGCCGAAGCCAACGCTCCCGACCCGACCGCCGTCCACACCTACCTCGCAGATCTCCAAGACCAGATCTGCGATGCCCTCGAACGCGAAGACGGCCGAGCCCGCTTCAGCCGCGAGGAACGGCCCGGCCCGGGTGGCGGCTTGGCGCGACCGCGTGCGCTTGCCGATGGGGCCGTGATCGAGAAGGCCGCCGTGCACTTCACCCACGCCAAGGGCCCCGGGCTGCCACCGGCGGCGACCGAACGGCGACCCGAGCTGGCCGGCGCACCCTTCGAAGCGGTCTCGCTCTCGATGATCGTCCACCCGCAAAACCCGTACGTCCCTGTCACCCACATGAACCTGCGCTGTTTCATCGCCACACCCGAAACCGGCGACGCGGTCTGGTGGGTAGGCGGTGGCTTCGACCTGACGCCGACCTACGGCTTCGAAGAAGACGTGGTGCACTGGCACCGCGTTGCCAGAGCCGCCTGCGCCCCCTTCGGCGACGAGACCTATCCGCGCTTCAAGGCCTGGTGCGACGAGTACTTCTTCCTCCCCCATCGAGAAGAAGCCAGAGGCGTGGGCGGCGTGTTCTTCGACGATCTCGTGCTACGCAATTTTCCGAATACCTTCGCCTTCCTCCGCAGCATCGGAGATCATTTCCTCCCCGCGTACCTGCCCCTCGTCCAGCGCCGCCGAAGCATGGACTTCGGCGACCGCGAGCGACAATTCCAGTTGCTGCGCCGCGGACGCTACGTCGAGTTCAACCTGGTCTACGATCGTGGCACGAAGTATGGCCTGCAATCCGGTCGCCGGGTGGAATCCGTTCTGGCCTCGATGCCCCCCCTGGTGCGCTGGGTCTACGATGCACAACCGCAGCCCGGCAGCCCGGAGGCCGAACTCGCCGAAACGTTCCTGAAACCCAGGGACTGGCTCGTGGGTCTACCGGAGGCCTAG